A part of Entelurus aequoreus isolate RoL-2023_Sb linkage group LG03, RoL_Eaeq_v1.1, whole genome shotgun sequence genomic DNA contains:
- the LOC133646886 gene encoding cyclin-dependent kinase inhibitor 1B-like isoform X1 — protein sequence MSHVQLSSIAMERLVARRTFPLHKRTSVCRNLFGPVDHDELSRERSVKLREILERDRQRWNFNFEADTPLVGDYQWEEVPSDKAPAFYQGAEVPTPVKQRPEGGVSERLAAPEGSDAAPGEVNQENRADKLNSWRLALPSRAQCGGRKRPTAEDNNTRITDFFVKRKKPAERKSADLNHQPLEQTPTKRIR from the exons ATGTCTCACGTCCAACTGTCCAGCATCGCCATGGAGAGGCTGGTGGCCCGGAGGACCTTCCCCCTCCACAAGCGCACCAGCGTCTGCCGGAACCTCTTCGGACCGGTGGACCACGACGAGCTGAGCCGGGAGCGGAGCGTCAAACTGCGGGAGATTTTAGAGCGCGACCGGCAGCGGTGGAACTTTAATTTCGAGGCCGACACCCCGCTGGTTGGGGACTACCAGTGGGAGGAGGTGCCCTCGGACAAGGCCCCGGCCTTCTACCAGGGAGCGGAGGTGCCGACGCCCGTCAAGCAGCGGCCGGAGGGCGGCGTGTCGGAGCGCCTGGCCGCGCCCGAAGGAAGCGACGCGGCACCGGGGGAGGTCAACCAGGAGAACCGCGCTGACAAGCTCAACTCCTGGCGACTGGCCCTGCCATCCAGGGCGCAGTGCGGGGGGCGCAAGAGGCCCACGGCCGAGGACAACAACACACGCATCACAG ACTTCTTCGTGAAGAGAAAGAAACCCGCGGAGAGAAAGTCTGCGGACTTGAACCATCAACCTTTGGAGCAAACTCCCACCAAGAGGATCCGTTGA
- the LOC133646886 gene encoding cyclin-dependent kinase inhibitor 1B-like isoform X2 translates to MERLVARRTFPLHKRTSVCRNLFGPVDHDELSRERSVKLREILERDRQRWNFNFEADTPLVGDYQWEEVPSDKAPAFYQGAEVPTPVKQRPEGGVSERLAAPEGSDAAPGEVNQENRADKLNSWRLALPSRAQCGGRKRPTAEDNNTRITDFFVKRKKPAERKSADLNHQPLEQTPTKRIR, encoded by the exons ATGGAGAGGCTGGTGGCCCGGAGGACCTTCCCCCTCCACAAGCGCACCAGCGTCTGCCGGAACCTCTTCGGACCGGTGGACCACGACGAGCTGAGCCGGGAGCGGAGCGTCAAACTGCGGGAGATTTTAGAGCGCGACCGGCAGCGGTGGAACTTTAATTTCGAGGCCGACACCCCGCTGGTTGGGGACTACCAGTGGGAGGAGGTGCCCTCGGACAAGGCCCCGGCCTTCTACCAGGGAGCGGAGGTGCCGACGCCCGTCAAGCAGCGGCCGGAGGGCGGCGTGTCGGAGCGCCTGGCCGCGCCCGAAGGAAGCGACGCGGCACCGGGGGAGGTCAACCAGGAGAACCGCGCTGACAAGCTCAACTCCTGGCGACTGGCCCTGCCATCCAGGGCGCAGTGCGGGGGGCGCAAGAGGCCCACGGCCGAGGACAACAACACACGCATCACAG ACTTCTTCGTGAAGAGAAAGAAACCCGCGGAGAGAAAGTCTGCGGACTTGAACCATCAACCTTTGGAGCAAACTCCCACCAAGAGGATCCGTTGA